One stretch of Candidatus Baltobacteraceae bacterium DNA includes these proteins:
- a CDS encoding NADH-quinone oxidoreductase subunit M, whose amino-acid sequence MLTALVCGTLLLGFLTFALPKSADVIAKWYGVIVALAGFVLVMFINPWNPPAQESTHWLSYPFSANYHLGVNGISYALVQLLTLCTVCALLGTKVPRQRNFVGLMLLLEGSMLGLFLARDLLLFALFWDAMLIPVFLLMIAWSVHPATAWRFLIYNVTGGLLLLLATAAYGWLYGTTDVIDTGVLPPLSDNWAPWIFIAFAIAFLVKTPVWPFHTWMPDTYAELPAPVAALVGAVQSKAGLYGFITIGLPLFGPQMTRFAPWLITLGFIGLFYGAFIALTDNDARKVVAYSSLSHLGLILAAIVVHNEYAVRGAVLYIVAHGYFTAAMFLIIGYVESREETRSLARIGGLARGNPVLAGAMAIAALAMLGLPGLAGFTGELFILVGIYQAGYVWLAGIALIAIVLASAYMLRVYQGFMHGPEKPDLPQRPDLAPIEVFALVPLFAALVILGVYPITANYPDQAYSLVANGVSMVENK is encoded by the coding sequence ATGCTGACGGCACTTGTTTGTGGAACGTTACTCCTCGGGTTCTTGACCTTCGCGTTGCCGAAGTCGGCCGACGTTATCGCGAAATGGTACGGCGTCATCGTCGCCCTGGCGGGCTTCGTGCTTGTCATGTTCATCAATCCGTGGAATCCGCCGGCCCAAGAGTCGACGCATTGGCTCTCGTATCCGTTTAGCGCGAACTATCACTTGGGCGTGAACGGCATCTCGTACGCGCTCGTCCAGTTGCTGACATTGTGCACCGTTTGCGCGCTGCTCGGAACGAAAGTCCCGCGGCAACGCAACTTCGTCGGCTTGATGTTGCTGCTCGAAGGCTCGATGCTGGGTCTGTTCTTGGCGCGCGACCTGCTCTTGTTCGCGCTCTTCTGGGATGCGATGCTCATCCCGGTCTTCTTGCTGATGATCGCATGGAGCGTGCATCCGGCGACCGCGTGGCGCTTCTTGATCTACAACGTGACGGGCGGCCTCTTGTTGCTGCTCGCGACGGCCGCGTACGGCTGGTTGTATGGAACGACCGACGTCATCGACACGGGCGTCTTGCCGCCGCTCTCCGACAATTGGGCGCCGTGGATCTTCATCGCATTCGCGATCGCTTTCTTGGTGAAGACGCCGGTCTGGCCGTTCCACACCTGGATGCCGGATACGTACGCAGAGCTGCCTGCGCCGGTTGCGGCCCTCGTCGGCGCCGTGCAGTCCAAAGCCGGACTGTACGGTTTTATCACGATCGGTTTGCCGCTCTTCGGCCCGCAGATGACGCGCTTCGCACCGTGGTTGATTACGCTCGGGTTCATCGGTCTGTTCTATGGCGCTTTCATTGCGCTAACCGACAACGATGCGCGCAAGGTCGTCGCGTATAGCTCGCTCTCGCACCTTGGGTTGATTCTCGCGGCCATCGTCGTGCACAACGAATACGCCGTGCGGGGTGCGGTACTATATATCGTCGCGCACGGATATTTCACGGCCGCGATGTTCCTGATTATCGGCTACGTTGAATCGCGCGAGGAAACGCGATCGCTTGCACGCATCGGCGGTCTGGCGCGGGGCAATCCCGTGTTGGCGGGCGCAATGGCGATCGCGGCGCTCGCGATGCTCGGCCTTCCGGGTCTGGCAGGATTCACCGGCGAGCTGTTTATTCTGGTGGGAATCTATCAGGCCGGCTATGTGTGGCTGGCGGGTATCGCCCTGATTGCGATCGTCCTCGCGTCGGCGTACATGTTGCGCGTCTATCAAGGCTTCATGCACGGTCCGGAAAAGCCGGATCTGCCGCAGCGGCCTGATCTCGCGCCGATCGAAGTCTTTGCGCTCGTCCCGTTGTTCGCAGCGCTGGTGATCCTCGGCGTCTATCCGATCACAGCAAATTATCCCGATCAGGCTTATTCGCTGGTTGCGAATGGCGTCTCAATGGTGGAGAACAAATAG
- the nuoK gene encoding NADH-quinone oxidoreductase subunit NuoK: MQVAVANYIALSAIIFMIGVGGVVARRNPLIMLMGIELMWNAANLAFIAYAKAYMSNAGHVFAFLVITVAAAEAAIGLAIIVIVFRRAENVDVDDVAVLKG; this comes from the coding sequence GTGCAGGTCGCGGTCGCGAATTACATCGCCTTATCGGCGATCATTTTCATGATCGGCGTCGGCGGCGTCGTCGCTCGCCGGAATCCGCTCATCATGTTGATGGGCATCGAGCTGATGTGGAATGCCGCGAATCTCGCCTTCATTGCGTATGCGAAAGCGTACATGAGCAACGCCGGTCATGTCTTCGCGTTCCTCGTGATTACCGTCGCGGCGGCTGAAGCTGCCATCGGGCTTGCAATCATCGTAATCGTTTTCCGCCGGGCTGAAAACGTCGACGTCGACGACGTCGCGGTGTTGAAGGGTTAG
- a CDS encoding metallophosphoesterase, with translation MRLIFLLAAGLVLLIAPGRATAQDTVLAAWTQAGPNGTYLARIIRRGACPQVRIDNREVISHERAGPSRNFDVRTCEAAVPANARSVSVAGHQLPPPPAKIRTIAVLGDTGCRIEIVFFQACKDPVKWPFPTIALQIAASHPDLVIHVGDYYYRETPCLVPECAGSPHGDGWKAWDADFFTPAAPMFAAAPILALRGNHEDCERGGKGWDRFLSIYAYADCSEREAGWSTSIDGIRFFVLDSSSALDPRPRSILVPEYKQDFAKLRSLPHEDTWLLSHRPMWGVEGAIAGGALLLNKTLDAAEGDPRTLPIDLSISGHVHLFETLTFADHRPPQVIVGTGGDTLSPDPGNIQGLKIDNTRIAQATIRHGFGFALFDVGRKSFEVYDSIGKKVYACKYSPGEVSCNSVSS, from the coding sequence GTGCGGCTAATCTTCTTGCTCGCGGCAGGGCTGGTGCTGCTTATTGCGCCCGGCCGTGCAACCGCGCAAGACACCGTGCTGGCTGCGTGGACGCAAGCCGGTCCGAATGGGACGTACCTCGCCCGCATTATTCGACGCGGCGCGTGTCCCCAAGTCCGCATCGACAATCGCGAAGTAATTTCGCACGAGCGCGCCGGACCTAGCCGCAATTTCGACGTTCGCACTTGCGAAGCAGCCGTACCGGCGAACGCACGGAGCGTGTCGGTCGCCGGCCATCAGTTGCCGCCACCGCCTGCGAAGATTCGGACGATCGCCGTCCTGGGCGACACCGGCTGCCGCATCGAGATCGTCTTTTTTCAAGCCTGCAAAGATCCGGTGAAGTGGCCGTTTCCGACGATTGCGCTGCAGATTGCGGCCTCGCATCCCGATCTCGTCATTCACGTCGGCGACTACTACTATCGCGAGACGCCCTGTCTCGTACCGGAATGCGCGGGCTCGCCGCACGGTGACGGCTGGAAAGCGTGGGACGCTGATTTCTTTACGCCGGCCGCGCCGATGTTCGCTGCTGCACCGATTCTTGCCTTACGGGGCAATCACGAAGATTGCGAGCGCGGCGGAAAAGGCTGGGATCGCTTTCTGTCGATTTATGCGTACGCCGATTGTTCGGAACGCGAAGCGGGTTGGTCGACCTCGATCGACGGTATACGCTTCTTCGTGCTCGATTCATCGAGCGCACTCGATCCGCGCCCGCGCAGCATTCTTGTGCCCGAGTACAAGCAAGATTTCGCAAAGCTGCGTTCGCTGCCGCATGAAGATACGTGGCTGCTCAGTCATCGTCCAATGTGGGGAGTCGAAGGTGCAATCGCGGGTGGCGCGCTCCTGCTGAATAAGACGCTGGACGCAGCCGAAGGCGACCCGCGGACGCTTCCGATCGACCTTTCGATATCCGGGCACGTGCATTTGTTTGAAACGCTGACGTTTGCCGACCATCGTCCGCCTCAAGTGATCGTCGGAACCGGAGGCGACACGCTCTCGCCCGACCCTGGTAATATTCAAGGCTTAAAAATCGATAACACGCGAATCGCGCAGGCGACGATCCGTCACGGCTTTGGGTTCGCGTTGTTCGACGTCGGACGAAAATCGTTCGAAGTCTACGACAGCATCGGCAAGAAAGTCTACGCCTGCAAATATAGCCCCGGCGAGGTTAGCTGTAACTCTGTGTCATCCTGA
- a CDS encoding NADH-quinone oxidoreductase subunit N — MPHLLVPPFGNFDYNALFPLGIVAITPLIVLLADLVMPSGEPRRGIAVGISVAGLLAAAYVLVEQYLSHQFGPAFGFGFVLGGFSIAFSLIIIAAAVFSIMMVPTERDDDKEGPVCALMLWSTTGAMLMAGAADLMTIFLGLEILSLALYCLCGMIKGASEIRKREAREAALKYLILSSMASGFMLYGMALLFGTSGSVNLAALQAVPASNPLFTMGCGLFMIGVAFKIGLVPFHVWMPDVFEGAPIPASAYMSVVTKAAMLAVFARFLYSVLTPAGHEALIWPVWATAGLSMVVGNLAALAQIDMKRLLAYSGIAQLGYIMAAMAGTSTLGMRYAIFYLGAYLFMNLGAFSVTALVARDSEEDAHFSAFSGLGTRHPVLAAAMSFFLLSLAGLPPTAGFIGKILILASTVAAGYVWLAGLLILGTAISIYVYVKIIRAMYVHVDLAHIREIKPLSRAPWIGVWACAIATFFFGFYPVALHDVLPRIR; from the coding sequence GTGCCGCATCTGCTCGTCCCGCCGTTCGGCAACTTTGACTACAACGCGCTCTTCCCGCTCGGCATCGTAGCGATTACGCCGCTCATCGTTTTGCTTGCGGACCTCGTGATGCCGTCGGGAGAGCCTCGGCGCGGAATTGCCGTCGGAATTTCGGTAGCGGGACTCCTGGCAGCGGCCTACGTGCTGGTCGAGCAGTATCTGTCGCACCAATTCGGACCGGCCTTCGGCTTTGGATTCGTACTGGGCGGATTCTCGATCGCGTTCAGTCTGATTATTATCGCCGCAGCGGTTTTCTCGATCATGATGGTTCCGACCGAGCGCGATGACGACAAAGAAGGCCCCGTCTGCGCGCTGATGTTGTGGAGTACGACCGGCGCGATGCTGATGGCCGGCGCCGCCGACCTCATGACGATCTTCCTCGGCCTCGAGATTTTGTCGCTGGCCCTGTATTGCCTGTGCGGCATGATCAAGGGTGCAAGCGAAATTCGCAAACGCGAAGCGCGTGAAGCGGCGCTGAAATATTTGATCCTCTCGTCGATGGCGAGCGGCTTTATGCTCTACGGTATGGCGCTGTTGTTTGGAACGAGCGGATCCGTCAATCTCGCGGCCTTGCAAGCAGTACCCGCATCGAACCCGCTCTTTACGATGGGCTGTGGCCTATTCATGATCGGCGTTGCCTTTAAAATCGGGCTCGTACCCTTCCACGTTTGGATGCCGGACGTGTTCGAAGGCGCACCGATTCCGGCCAGCGCCTACATGAGCGTTGTCACGAAAGCCGCGATGCTGGCCGTGTTCGCCCGCTTTCTCTACAGCGTGCTGACGCCGGCGGGACACGAAGCGCTGATTTGGCCCGTCTGGGCAACAGCCGGTTTGTCGATGGTCGTTGGTAACCTTGCTGCGCTCGCACAGATCGACATGAAGCGTCTGCTTGCCTACAGCGGTATTGCGCAGCTCGGCTACATCATGGCCGCAATGGCTGGAACGTCGACGCTCGGCATGCGCTACGCAATCTTCTATCTCGGCGCATATCTGTTCATGAATCTTGGGGCATTCAGCGTCACGGCGCTGGTCGCGCGAGATTCTGAAGAAGATGCCCACTTCTCGGCATTCTCCGGGCTTGGAACGCGGCATCCCGTGCTGGCTGCGGCGATGTCGTTCTTCCTGCTCTCGCTTGCGGGCTTGCCGCCGACGGCCGGCTTCATCGGAAAGATTTTGATTCTCGCGAGCACGGTCGCTGCCGGTTACGTTTGGCTAGCGGGACTTCTCATCTTGGGTACTGCGATCTCGATCTATGTGTACGTCAAGATCATTCGTGCAATGTACGTGCACGTCGATCTGGCACACATTCGCGAAATCAAGCCGCTGAGCCGCGCGCCGTGGATTGGTGTGTGGGCGTGCGCGATCGCGACATTTTTCTTCGGTTTCTATCCGGTTGCGCTGCACGACGTGCTGCCTCGAATAAGATAA
- the nuoL gene encoding NADH-quinone oxidoreductase subunit L, whose protein sequence is MPQHVMGVEGVYMPLFAIWLAPLVGAIIIWAFGPSLRSWGGPIGCAAIAVSFLATLASWNDATRQTVAGATTLVGAHQSLVTWAKGFNVGLLWDPLSLTWVLIITGIGFLIHFYSMGYMAGDKGYARFFAYMNFFVFAMLTLVLSDNFVGLLIGWGLVGLASFFLIGFWYERPSAVAAATKAFVMNVVGDVGILFAIFIIVAVVGSISYADAFAGAAAHKFSPSLLYLACLMLFVGCAAKSAQVPLHSWLPDAMEGPTPVSALIHAATMVTAGVYLIARCWPLWQGSADARELVGIIGGVTALLGAILGVAQWDIKRILAYSTMSQIGYMIMAVGVGAYDAGVLHFFTHAWFKAQLFLTAGLIIHALNNEQDVRLMGGLRTRQPFAFWSMTIATLSICGVPPLAGFFSKDAVVYDTLLRGHPELYAVGVLTAGITAYYMFRMIFITFFGEYRGDVDPSNLGIRHPEFAGTPAVAEHAHEGFDEHEHHTPVWLMVAPVAVLWIGTIFAGFLNVGGDSSPWHKLLEPVFGAAISYPEGTAPVSELISSAIVLAVVILGVAIAYVRYGNAGALRDAISRLREETVWMPAILVHLFYFDLAIDALLVRPSRALGFLFGQLVDPLVIDGTVREARVSAVWLGHLFRSFQTGLVRAYALTIVFGAAAFIVYYAIVAVH, encoded by the coding sequence GTGCCGCAACACGTGATGGGAGTCGAAGGCGTCTACATGCCGCTGTTCGCGATCTGGCTGGCGCCGCTGGTCGGCGCCATCATCATCTGGGCTTTCGGTCCGTCGTTACGGTCTTGGGGTGGCCCGATCGGTTGCGCTGCGATTGCGGTTTCGTTTTTGGCGACGCTTGCCTCATGGAATGACGCCACGCGTCAAACCGTCGCGGGCGCGACGACGCTTGTTGGCGCGCATCAGTCGCTCGTGACGTGGGCCAAGGGATTCAACGTTGGACTGTTGTGGGATCCGCTCTCGCTGACGTGGGTTTTGATCATCACCGGCATCGGCTTCCTGATCCACTTCTACTCGATGGGCTACATGGCGGGCGACAAAGGCTACGCGCGCTTTTTCGCCTACATGAATTTCTTCGTCTTTGCGATGCTCACGCTCGTGCTCTCCGACAACTTCGTCGGTTTGCTGATCGGCTGGGGCCTCGTCGGTCTCGCCTCGTTCTTCTTGATTGGGTTCTGGTACGAACGCCCGTCTGCAGTCGCGGCTGCGACCAAGGCCTTCGTCATGAACGTCGTCGGCGACGTCGGAATTCTGTTTGCGATCTTCATCATCGTCGCGGTCGTCGGCTCGATCTCGTACGCCGACGCGTTTGCCGGAGCCGCGGCGCACAAGTTCTCGCCGAGCCTCCTCTACCTGGCGTGCTTGATGCTCTTCGTGGGTTGCGCGGCCAAGTCGGCGCAGGTTCCGCTGCACTCGTGGCTTCCGGATGCGATGGAAGGCCCGACGCCGGTCTCCGCGCTGATCCACGCTGCAACGATGGTCACGGCGGGCGTTTATTTGATCGCGCGTTGCTGGCCACTCTGGCAAGGTTCCGCCGATGCGCGCGAGCTGGTCGGCATCATCGGCGGCGTTACGGCGCTGCTGGGTGCGATCCTCGGCGTCGCGCAATGGGACATCAAACGAATTCTCGCGTATTCGACGATGTCGCAGATCGGTTACATGATCATGGCCGTCGGCGTCGGCGCGTACGACGCGGGCGTGCTGCACTTCTTTACGCACGCATGGTTCAAGGCGCAGCTTTTCCTGACGGCCGGCCTTATCATCCACGCGCTGAACAACGAGCAGGACGTCCGGCTCATGGGCGGCCTGCGTACGCGTCAGCCGTTCGCATTCTGGTCGATGACGATCGCGACGCTCTCGATTTGCGGCGTTCCGCCGCTCGCCGGTTTCTTCTCGAAAGATGCCGTCGTCTACGATACGCTCTTGCGCGGACATCCGGAGCTATACGCCGTTGGTGTCCTCACCGCCGGGATCACCGCCTACTACATGTTCCGCATGATCTTCATTACGTTCTTCGGTGAATATCGCGGCGACGTCGATCCCTCCAATCTCGGGATTCGGCATCCGGAATTTGCCGGAACACCGGCGGTCGCAGAGCATGCGCACGAGGGGTTCGATGAACACGAACACCACACGCCCGTATGGCTCATGGTTGCGCCCGTCGCGGTGCTATGGATCGGAACGATATTCGCCGGTTTCTTGAACGTCGGCGGAGACAGCAGCCCGTGGCATAAGCTGCTCGAGCCCGTCTTCGGCGCAGCGATTTCGTATCCGGAGGGAACGGCGCCCGTGAGCGAGCTGATTTCGAGCGCGATCGTACTCGCGGTCGTCATTTTGGGCGTCGCGATTGCGTACGTGCGCTACGGTAACGCCGGAGCGTTACGTGATGCGATCAGCCGGTTGCGCGAAGAGACGGTTTGGATGCCGGCGATTCTCGTCCATCTGTTTTACTTCGATCTTGCCATCGACGCGCTGCTGGTTCGTCCGTCGCGTGCCCTCGGATTCTTATTCGGGCAGCTGGTCGATCCGCTTGTCATCGACGGCACGGTCCGCGAAGCGCGCGTGTCGGCCGTCTGGCTTGGTCACTTGTTCCGCAGTTTCCAGACCGGTCTCGTGCGCGCATACGCCTTGACGATCGTCTTCGGTGCCGCGGCCTTCATCGTTTACTACGCGATCGTGGCGGTGCATTAA
- a CDS encoding PHB depolymerase family esterase → MNYRLFVPEGRRRELPLFVAIHGCRQGAEDFAHGTRFDILGERHGAAVLYPEQDERANGQRCWNWFAPENQRRDGPEPSAVLDLVERVVREGDIDRSRIFLAGLSAGACLATILAEQAPDIFAGVAAMAGVALHAAHDVDSAYAAMRGERMPDIPANVLGTVAYRRSRAIIWVGERDIRVAPVNAWLLGRQFSQLYGLNAEPDVEDIFGGGKRALWHDRSGMTRLEVRELDAIGHAWSGGSLRGSYTAPVGPNFSEALFRFFLEEGEAETEQAMRQCG, encoded by the coding sequence TTGAACTATCGCTTATTCGTCCCCGAAGGACGACGTAGAGAGCTTCCGCTTTTTGTTGCGATCCACGGTTGCCGCCAAGGCGCCGAGGATTTTGCGCACGGAACGCGGTTCGATATCCTCGGTGAACGCCACGGCGCCGCCGTGCTTTATCCCGAGCAAGATGAACGCGCCAACGGCCAACGCTGCTGGAATTGGTTTGCCCCCGAAAATCAGCGTCGCGACGGACCCGAACCCTCAGCCGTGCTCGATCTCGTCGAGCGCGTGGTGCGCGAAGGAGACATCGACCGCTCGCGGATCTTTCTCGCGGGTCTCTCGGCGGGCGCGTGCTTGGCGACGATCCTCGCCGAACAAGCTCCGGACATCTTTGCGGGCGTCGCCGCGATGGCGGGCGTTGCATTGCACGCCGCGCACGACGTCGACAGCGCCTATGCTGCGATGCGCGGCGAGCGCATGCCGGACATCCCGGCGAACGTTTTGGGCACGGTCGCGTACCGCCGTTCGCGCGCCATCATCTGGGTCGGCGAGCGCGACATTCGCGTAGCTCCGGTGAACGCATGGTTGCTCGGACGCCAGTTCTCTCAACTCTACGGCCTGAACGCCGAGCCCGACGTCGAGGACATCTTTGGGGGCGGCAAGCGCGCTCTCTGGCATGACCGATCCGGAATGACACGCCTAGAAGTCCGCGAACTCGATGCCATCGGGCACGCCTGGAGCGGTGGCAGTCTACGCGGTTCCTACACGGCGCCGGTAGGGCCGAACTTCAGTGAAGCCCTCTTTCGTTTCTTTTTGGAAGAAGGGGAGGCGGAGACGGAGCAAGCCATGCGACAGTGCGGCTAA
- the nuoI gene encoding NADH-quinone oxidoreductase subunit NuoI — MRKNLFNIPAIVIGFATTFSFLFRKHPTKPYPSRKKQHAPRFHGLHELRRYADGKERCIGCELCQIACPANAITVIGAENSPDDRRSPGERFAARYEIDELRCIFCGLCEEACPTDAIVLTPRFEMSDYRRGSFIYSKDRLLVPPEAGVGTPPDERPGGIPADLGSVTQKKNTVDIQSGYEATWRGTILKTQRKGLAG, encoded by the coding sequence ATGCGCAAGAATCTGTTCAATATCCCGGCAATCGTGATCGGATTTGCGACGACGTTTTCGTTTCTCTTCCGCAAACATCCGACCAAGCCGTATCCGAGCCGGAAGAAGCAGCATGCGCCGCGTTTCCACGGCCTGCACGAGCTGCGGCGCTATGCAGACGGCAAAGAGCGCTGCATCGGATGCGAGCTGTGCCAAATCGCCTGCCCCGCAAATGCCATCACGGTAATCGGTGCGGAGAACAGCCCCGATGACCGGCGCTCGCCCGGCGAGCGTTTTGCCGCGCGTTATGAGATCGATGAGTTGCGCTGCATCTTCTGCGGATTGTGTGAAGAAGCGTGCCCGACCGATGCGATCGTATTGACGCCGCGCTTTGAGATGTCGGACTACCGGCGCGGTTCGTTCATCTACAGCAAGGACCGTCTGCTCGTTCCACCCGAGGCCGGCGTAGGAACGCCGCCCGACGAGCGACCCGGCGGAATTCCGGCCGACCTCGGTTCCGTGACGCAGAAGAAGAATACCGTCGACATTCAATCGGGCTACGAGGCGACGTGGCGCGGCACGATCCTCAAGACGCAGCGTAAAGGGCTCGCGGGTTGA
- a CDS encoding NADH-quinone oxidoreductase subunit J, translating to MITFWILAVLIVASAVFVVSASRPVYSVLGLLLNFLLLAMMYLTLDAEFLAVIQVVVYSGAILMLFLFVIALLSSGVRQFSVGPNRLPRILAPLSVFGALALGGLLFVIVQSVTPSLPQSTAASAAGNANVFGSVADFGQALFTTYLLPFEATAFVLMIAVIGVIALAGDVDPPRPPRRKPLRKREPILKERS from the coding sequence TTGATCACGTTCTGGATTCTCGCCGTGCTGATCGTGGCAAGCGCGGTCTTCGTCGTGAGCGCTTCGCGGCCGGTTTACAGCGTGCTGGGCCTGCTCCTCAATTTTTTGCTCTTGGCGATGATGTACCTGACGCTCGACGCGGAATTCTTGGCCGTCATTCAGGTCGTCGTTTACAGCGGCGCGATCCTGATGTTGTTCCTGTTCGTGATCGCACTGCTTTCGAGCGGTGTCCGTCAGTTTTCGGTCGGTCCCAATCGTCTGCCGCGCATTCTTGCGCCGCTGTCGGTCTTTGGAGCGCTTGCACTCGGCGGTTTGCTGTTCGTCATCGTACAGTCGGTCACGCCCTCGCTACCGCAGTCCACCGCCGCGAGCGCAGCCGGAAACGCCAACGTCTTCGGGAGCGTCGCGGATTTCGGACAAGCGCTCTTTACGACGTATCTCCTACCATTCGAAGCGACGGCCTTCGTTTTGATGATTGCGGTTATCGGCGTCATCGCGCTGGCAGGCGACGTCGATCCGCCGCGCCCGCCACGCCGCAAACCACTGCGGAAGCGTGAGCCGATTTTGAAGGAACGATCGTAG
- a CDS encoding acyl--CoA ligase family protein — translation MAVAAKPKAVHLRPLTPLDYLERSAYIFRDKVAVVDGDVRRTYPQLRDRVYRFAAALQSLGIRDGERVAVMSPNSSAILEAHFAVPLAGGVLCAINIRLTVPEIDYILGHCGASILIYDTDFDEFVRELKPKMRCIRVPDAYEALIASADPQRLEQRDIDEDDTISINYTSGTTGRPKGVMYTYRGAFVNAQAEIFHANMRPESVYLWTLPMFHCNGWIFPYAVTAAGATHVCLRKVDPKKILELIETEKVTHMCGAPTVWIMLANDPDAMRFTHKIHITTAGAPPSPTIIKQMEALGATITHVYGLTETYGPITVCEWQSPQWDGADETERARLKSRQGVAMITMDARDVRVVDTEMNDVPADGKTPGEIVMRGNNVMKGYYDDPEATAKAFAGGWFHSGDVAVIQPDGYIEIVDRAKDVIISGGENISTIQVEKVIVAHDAVLECAVVAMPDSKWGEVPKAFVTLKPGQMLTAEALLAFCREQLPGFKVPKAVEFGPLPKTSTGKIQKFVLRDKEWKGHEKRVN, via the coding sequence ATGGCTGTCGCAGCGAAACCGAAGGCCGTCCATCTGCGGCCACTCACACCGCTCGATTATCTCGAGCGCAGCGCCTACATTTTTCGCGACAAGGTCGCGGTCGTCGACGGCGACGTGCGCCGAACGTATCCACAGCTGCGCGATCGCGTCTATCGCTTCGCAGCAGCGCTCCAGTCGCTCGGGATTCGCGATGGGGAACGCGTGGCCGTCATGTCGCCGAACTCATCGGCGATTCTCGAAGCCCACTTTGCGGTGCCGCTCGCGGGCGGTGTACTGTGCGCCATCAACATCCGGCTGACGGTTCCGGAGATCGATTACATCCTCGGGCATTGCGGCGCGAGCATCCTGATCTACGACACCGATTTCGATGAGTTCGTCCGCGAGCTCAAACCGAAGATGCGCTGCATCCGCGTGCCCGACGCTTACGAAGCGTTGATTGCGAGCGCTGATCCGCAGAGACTAGAACAGCGTGACATCGACGAAGACGACACGATTTCGATCAACTACACGAGCGGCACGACCGGCCGCCCCAAGGGGGTGATGTACACATATCGGGGCGCATTCGTGAACGCGCAAGCCGAGATTTTCCACGCCAACATGCGACCTGAGAGCGTGTATCTATGGACGCTGCCCATGTTCCACTGCAACGGGTGGATCTTTCCGTACGCCGTCACTGCGGCGGGCGCAACGCATGTGTGCTTACGGAAAGTGGATCCGAAGAAGATTCTCGAGCTGATCGAGACGGAAAAGGTGACGCACATGTGCGGGGCTCCGACCGTCTGGATCATGCTCGCAAACGACCCCGATGCGATGCGCTTCACGCACAAGATTCACATCACGACAGCCGGTGCGCCGCCGTCGCCGACGATCATCAAGCAGATGGAAGCGCTCGGCGCGACGATCACGCACGTTTACGGGCTCACCGAAACGTACGGACCGATCACGGTGTGCGAATGGCAGAGTCCGCAGTGGGACGGCGCCGACGAGACCGAACGCGCGCGCCTTAAGAGCCGCCAAGGCGTTGCGATGATCACGATGGACGCGCGCGATGTGCGCGTCGTCGACACCGAGATGAACGACGTCCCTGCAGACGGCAAGACCCCAGGCGAGATCGTCATGCGCGGCAACAACGTTATGAAGGGCTACTACGACGATCCCGAAGCGACGGCAAAGGCGTTCGCCGGCGGCTGGTTCCACTCGGGCGACGTCGCCGTCATTCAGCCCGACGGCTATATCGAGATCGTCGACCGTGCGAAAGACGTGATCATCAGCGGCGGCGAGAACATCTCGACGATCCAGGTGGAGAAAGTGATCGTCGCGCACGACGCGGTGCTCGAATGCGCGGTTGTCGCGATGCCCGACAGCAAATGGGGCGAGGTGCCGAAGGCGTTCGTTACGCTCAAGCCGGGTCAAATGCTCACCGCCGAAGCGCTGCTCGCATTCTGCCGCGAGCAACTACCTGGCTTTAAGGTGCCGAAGGCCGTCGAGTTCGGTCCGCTTCCGAAAACCTCAACCGGCAAGATTCAGAAATTCGTCTTACGCGACAAAGAATGGAAAGGCCACGAAAAGCGCGTTAACTAG